Proteins encoded together in one Chloroflexota bacterium window:
- a CDS encoding DUF3604 domain-containing protein gives MSASANGRFQVSAEGLLQVAETVALKLHYTPPAGGMQSGGNLWFFYDIRQFGDRRHAFEASGGITVEGPAGTSWEAEALVNGGTVRTFDIHPPAPEFLHAVHVRCASGSVAAGEQIAVELRSVPEGFLLPVNAIDSFRFWLVEDLAGELELYHPDREKYHYFLPRETKLSVLESNPLTITAAEPAVLQVTTPSLAAGQATTRVVVTDRFGNPVHDPEGEVALRTGSGETTAALNSFSAEGTVQVQGPADRVTAAYGDIQAVSNPVRVDKDTEPYTLYWGDPHGMLFNQRPIVEHFAWGKDVNDLDFAGGQLFSYSICISEKWEELQDAWKKYDLPGEFVALPSAEFATGPDGSHRHGFFPAPEGQPPVFCEDRPAANDPKLHARYHPDTVYCNDYQEFYREMKRRGALIHGHFHTHFYVQEHLAEIYQKQQTDGVTEEEKINQFLMRGVRLGIVSGSDTHDNRPANPYKEPGPSGPAGLTGVWAERLDRPTLFDALFNRRCYATTGVRIIVDFRVNDSWIGSTVKSDGFGFTADVVGTEDIEQIDLVVNGDTAKSYTPNRQHVQLEDEVPLRFSPVGANYCYLRVRQVDGNRAWTSPVWLETLA, from the coding sequence ATGTCTGCGAGTGCCAACGGACGGTTTCAGGTTAGTGCGGAAGGACTGCTGCAGGTTGCGGAGACTGTGGCTCTGAAGTTGCACTACACGCCTCCTGCTGGCGGCATGCAGTCCGGTGGCAACCTCTGGTTTTTCTACGACATCCGTCAGTTTGGCGATCGCAGGCACGCATTTGAAGCATCGGGCGGCATCACTGTCGAGGGGCCGGCTGGAACTTCCTGGGAAGCAGAGGCGCTCGTCAACGGCGGCACGGTGCGGACGTTTGATATTCATCCTCCAGCACCCGAATTCCTCCATGCGGTGCACGTGAGGTGCGCTAGCGGTTCGGTCGCGGCAGGCGAGCAGATTGCCGTAGAGCTGCGCAGCGTACCCGAGGGCTTCCTATTACCGGTAAATGCCATCGACTCCTTCCGCTTCTGGTTGGTGGAAGACTTGGCTGGAGAACTTGAGCTATACCATCCCGACCGCGAAAAATATCACTACTTTCTACCGCGTGAGACGAAACTCTCGGTTTTGGAGAGTAACCCGCTCACGATTACTGCCGCCGAACCGGCTGTGCTCCAAGTGACCACTCCCTCTCTTGCCGCGGGACAAGCAACGACCCGGGTCGTCGTTACGGATAGGTTTGGCAATCCTGTCCACGACCCGGAAGGTGAAGTTGCCCTGCGTACCGGCAGTGGTGAGACAACTGCTGCACTCAATTCTTTCAGCGCTGAGGGTACGGTGCAGGTGCAGGGTCCTGCCGATCGTGTAACGGCGGCATACGGGGACATCCAGGCCGTGAGCAATCCGGTGCGCGTTGACAAAGACACCGAGCCGTACACGCTCTATTGGGGAGACCCCCACGGCATGCTCTTCAACCAGCGCCCGATTGTCGAGCACTTCGCATGGGGCAAGGACGTAAACGATCTCGACTTCGCAGGGGGCCAGCTCTTTTCCTACAGCATCTGCATAAGCGAGAAATGGGAAGAATTGCAGGACGCATGGAAGAAGTATGATCTACCGGGCGAATTCGTCGCCTTGCCGTCGGCGGAATTCGCCACCGGTCCCGACGGCAGTCACCGTCACGGCTTCTTCCCCGCGCCTGAGGGCCAGCCGCCGGTCTTCTGTGAGGACCGCCCCGCGGCCAACGACCCCAAACTGCACGCCCGGTACCATCCCGATACCGTTTACTGCAACGACTATCAAGAGTTCTATCGGGAAATGAAACGGCGGGGCGCGCTCATTCACGGTCACTTTCACACCCACTTCTACGTGCAGGAACACCTGGCCGAGATCTACCAGAAGCAGCAGACAGACGGTGTTACGGAAGAGGAAAAGATAAACCAATTCCTGATGCGGGGCGTCAGGCTCGGCATTGTCAGCGGAAGCGACACGCACGACAACCGGCCCGCGAACCCCTATAAGGAACCGGGGCCGTCCGGCCCGGCCGGACTGACGGGAGTGTGGGCGGAGCGGCTGGATAGGCCCACACTGTTCGATGCGCTCTTCAACCGGCGCTGCTACGCCACCACCGGCGTGCGCATCATCGTGGACTTCCGTGTGAACGACAGTTGGATAGGCTCCACGGTAAAGTCCGACGGCTTTGGCTTTACTGCCGACGTCGTCGGGACTGAAGACATCGAGCAGATTGACCTGGTGGTAAACGGAGACACGGCCAAGAGCTACACACCCAATCGGCAGCACGTGCAGTTGGAGGACGAGGTACCATTGCGGTTTTCGCCGGTTGGCGCCAACTACTGCTACTTGCGTGTGCGGCAAGTGGACGGCAACCGCGCATGGACGAGCCCGGTCTGGTTGGAGACCCTGGCCTAG
- a CDS encoding DUF3604 domain-containing protein: MSLGQSGRFRVSVDGPLRVAETVTLQLHYSPPAGGLQAGGNLWFFFDIRQLDEWVLNFTWPDSITVQGPAGSAWEAEALVNGGVVRTFDIHAPVPEFLHVVHVTCVAGAVMEAERVTVQLRTAPDGFLLPRNAIDAFRFWLVEDPSGELTFYHPERDKHHYFLPRDAELSLLESHPLTIKEAEPAALQVTTPSHTTGQAATRVVVTDRFGNPVRDAQGEVTLRSGNGETTVTLSSFSAAGTIPVRGPVDCVTASYRGIEAVSNPVRVAEEPPPLSLYWGDPHGMLFSQRPIVDHFAWGKDVNDLDFAGGQLFSYSISIEETWEKLQDAWQQYDLPGEFVALPSAEFGTTPDGSHRHAFFPEIAGQPPVFCEDRPAAHDPKLQARFHPDTVFCKDYQEFYREMKRRGALMHGHFHTHFYVQEHLAEIFQKQRTDGEVEEEKINQYLMQGVKLGFVSGSDTHDSRPANPYREPGPLTGVAGLTGAWAERLDKPSIFDALFNRRCYATSGVRMIVDFRVNGARMGSTVQADRFGFTADVVGTADIEQIDLVVNGDTVRSYAPRQQHVKLEDEVPLWYSPMDVHYCYLRVRQQDGNRAWTSPIWLEPSVTRRKPVSSGS; this comes from the coding sequence ATGTCTTTGGGGCAGAGCGGGCGCTTCCGGGTCAGTGTGGACGGCCCGCTGCGAGTTGCTGAAACAGTCACGCTGCAGCTTCACTACTCGCCGCCGGCGGGCGGCCTGCAAGCGGGTGGGAATCTCTGGTTCTTCTTCGACATTCGCCAGCTTGACGAGTGGGTGCTCAACTTCACTTGGCCGGACTCAATTACGGTGCAAGGTCCGGCGGGATCGGCCTGGGAGGCCGAGGCGCTCGTTAATGGCGGCGTGGTGCGGACGTTTGATATTCATGCTCCGGTGCCTGAATTCCTCCACGTGGTGCACGTGACATGCGTTGCGGGCGCAGTGATGGAGGCAGAGCGTGTTACGGTGCAACTGCGCACTGCCCCTGACGGCTTCCTGCTCCCCCGCAATGCCATCGACGCCTTCCGCTTCTGGCTGGTCGAGGACCCGTCCGGTGAGCTTACGTTTTACCACCCGGAACGCGACAAACACCACTACTTCCTGCCGCGTGACGCGGAACTCTCCTTACTGGAGAGTCATCCCCTCACCATCAAGGAGGCTGAACCGGCGGCGCTGCAAGTAACCACGCCTTCGCATACCACGGGGCAAGCGGCCACGCGCGTCGTCGTCACCGATAGGTTTGGCAATCCGGTACGCGATGCCCAGGGAGAGGTGACCTTACGGTCCGGCAATGGCGAAACAACGGTTACGCTCAGCTCGTTTAGCGCCGCAGGGACGATTCCCGTGCGGGGGCCGGTTGACTGTGTTACGGCGTCGTATCGGGGCATCGAGGCGGTGAGCAACCCGGTGCGGGTGGCAGAGGAGCCGCCGCCCCTCTCGCTCTATTGGGGCGATCCCCACGGCATGCTCTTCAGCCAGCGCCCCATTGTCGATCACTTTGCCTGGGGCAAAGATGTGAATGACCTCGACTTTGCCGGCGGCCAGTTGTTCTCCTACAGTATTTCTATTGAAGAAACGTGGGAAAAGCTCCAGGATGCGTGGCAACAGTACGACCTGCCCGGGGAGTTCGTCGCGCTGCCTTCGGCGGAATTCGGCACCACTCCCGACGGGAGTCACCGCCATGCGTTCTTCCCGGAGATTGCGGGACAGCCGCCGGTGTTCTGCGAAGATCGGCCTGCGGCGCACGATCCGAAACTCCAGGCGCGTTTTCACCCGGATACGGTCTTCTGCAAAGACTATCAAGAGTTCTATCGCGAAATGAAGCGCCGGGGCGCGCTAATGCACGGTCACTTCCATACGCACTTCTACGTCCAGGAACATCTGGCGGAGATATTTCAGAAGCAGAGAACGGACGGCGAGGTGGAAGAGGAGAAGATCAACCAGTACCTGATGCAAGGCGTGAAGCTCGGCTTCGTGAGCGGGAGCGATACCCACGACAGCCGACCCGCCAATCCCTACCGGGAACCGGGCCCGCTGACCGGTGTGGCCGGGCTCACCGGTGCCTGGGCGGAACGGTTAGACAAACCGTCAATCTTCGACGCGCTCTTCAACCGGCGCTGCTACGCCACCAGCGGCGTGCGCATGATCGTTGATTTTCGCGTGAACGGCGCGCGGATGGGCTCCACAGTGCAGGCGGACCGCTTTGGCTTTACGGCGGACGTGGTGGGTACGGCGGACATCGAACAGATCGACCTGGTTGTGAATGGCGACACGGTCAGAAGCTATGCGCCCCGGCAACAGCACGTGAAGTTGGAGGACGAGGTGCCATTGTGGTACTCACCGATGGATGTCCACTACTGCTACCTGCGCGTGCGGCAGCAGGACGGCAACCGGGCGTGGACGAGCCCGATCTGGCTGGAGCCGTCTGTCACTCGGCGAAAGCCGGTGTCTAGCGGTAGCTAG
- a CDS encoding endonuclease NucS, with amino-acid sequence MEEIEVWAIEGSQAVPIERAEMDLESSLEDTLVAHPDMLLPNLKLVGRQTPVGDGNLDLLGVDGEGKLAVFELKRGTLSRDAVSQVIDYASALEAMSESDLSGLISGNSGQDGIERIEDFVEWYREGFRGSLDSLRPLSMYLVGLGTDDTTRRMVDYLSEHGVDVSLLTFYGFAYSGKTLLAKQVQAAPVVPQHPSREERMRLLESLATDMGVADLMAAARNMFSSSWDKVTQGRYSSPPYPEPTKTGITYYLSKPSESGTYSYPAFSSIQLEKGKRAIKVRFYPRAIELCIEKFNQLDPEKIPFEKQPPRHAAPTDRVKEEILFPLHSLDDWEARKSKLSELTRATFEGWMDEEESQ; translated from the coding sequence ATGGAAGAAATCGAGGTATGGGCAATTGAAGGATCTCAGGCAGTGCCTATTGAGCGGGCGGAGATGGACTTGGAGAGCAGTCTGGAGGACACGCTCGTCGCACACCCGGACATGTTGTTGCCTAATCTAAAGCTGGTAGGCCGGCAAACGCCGGTCGGCGACGGGAATCTCGATTTACTCGGCGTAGATGGTGAAGGCAAGCTTGCTGTATTCGAGCTAAAGCGCGGCACGTTATCCCGAGACGCTGTGTCCCAGGTGATAGACTATGCCTCCGCCCTCGAAGCTATGAGCGAAAGTGATCTATCCGGGCTTATTTCCGGTAACTCTGGTCAAGACGGCATTGAAAGGATTGAGGACTTCGTGGAGTGGTATCGGGAAGGGTTCAGGGGATCATTGGACTCTTTACGACCACTGAGTATGTACCTCGTTGGCCTGGGAACTGATGATACCACTAGGCGCATGGTGGACTACCTGTCTGAACATGGCGTGGATGTATCCCTTCTGACTTTCTATGGATTTGCATACTCGGGCAAGACCCTGCTAGCCAAGCAGGTGCAAGCAGCCCCTGTCGTACCACAGCATCCATCACGAGAGGAGCGAATGCGATTGCTTGAGAGTCTCGCAACGGATATGGGCGTAGCCGACCTTATGGCTGCGGCAAGAAATATGTTCTCTAGTTCCTGGGACAAAGTGACTCAGGGGAGGTACTCGTCTCCCCCGTATCCAGAGCCAACAAAGACTGGGATAACTTACTACTTGTCAAAACCAAGTGAATCGGGGACATACTCCTACCCCGCCTTCTCGTCCATCCAATTGGAAAAAGGGAAGCGAGCAATCAAGGTGCGGTTCTACCCGCGTGCTATTGAACTATGCATTGAGAAGTTTAACCAACTGGATCCAGAGAAGATCCCGTTTGAGAAACAACCCCCCCGCCATGCAGCCCCAACGGATCGAGTGAAAGAGGAGATTCTATTCCCCTTGCATTCACTCGACGATTGGGAGGCGCGCAAATCCAAATTAAGTGAACTTACGCGAGCTACCTTTGAGGGTTGGATGGACGAAGAAGAGAGTCAGTAG
- a CDS encoding M24 family metallopeptidase, protein MADIARITQSMAEQRLDALVTLGMRNCAYLAGAVSEGPWLNEPQGLAPWMTCLIPPGRSFTFGGLPQEEDLPVEGLSPDHTRAARLTVLADEMRQRGLARARIGLDMEFAAVSDLERLKELLPEATFVSADLLLAEARACKTPAEIRWLRKAIAASEAGYREMLREVRVGILFQDLVTVWAKAVLDNGALPINTSPVSWMLPHTGTSLREQPNAAVIRSPGVVEAGLVYRVDLAAVSVGYFSDQKFNFCVGTPRKESLAVWREHRERQLFMEDFVRPGKTKREVFDACQREFRGIDEYAWWIHGVGMDKHEEPLIGSLLPSAVDVRPEILFAENNVVSLESSWLEEDMYVLREGGFERLGTIPQEVAIV, encoded by the coding sequence ATGGCTGACATAGCGCGCATAACACAATCCATGGCAGAGCAGCGGCTCGATGCGCTGGTCACGCTGGGTATGCGCAACTGCGCGTATCTGGCGGGCGCGGTCAGCGAAGGGCCGTGGCTCAATGAGCCGCAGGGGTTGGCGCCGTGGATGACGTGTCTCATTCCCCCCGGCCGGTCGTTTACGTTTGGTGGTCTTCCCCAAGAAGAAGACCTGCCGGTGGAGGGCCTGTCTCCTGACCATACGCGGGCGGCGCGACTAACAGTGCTGGCGGATGAGATGCGCCAGCGTGGACTGGCGCGGGCGCGCATCGGTCTGGACATGGAATTTGCAGCAGTGAGCGATCTGGAGAGGCTCAAGGAACTGCTGCCGGAGGCCACGTTTGTCTCCGCCGATCTGCTGCTTGCCGAGGCGCGGGCGTGCAAGACGCCGGCGGAGATTCGGTGGCTCCGTAAGGCGATAGCCGCCTCGGAGGCCGGGTATCGCGAGATGCTGCGGGAAGTTCGCGTGGGGATTTTGTTTCAAGACCTCGTGACCGTATGGGCCAAAGCGGTGCTGGATAACGGGGCCCTGCCCATCAACACGTCGCCGGTGTCGTGGATGCTGCCCCACACCGGCACAAGTTTGCGGGAGCAACCGAACGCCGCCGTGATTCGTAGCCCCGGTGTCGTTGAAGCGGGTCTGGTTTACCGTGTCGACCTTGCTGCAGTGTCTGTCGGCTATTTCTCCGACCAGAAGTTCAACTTCTGCGTCGGCACGCCGCGCAAGGAAAGCTTGGCAGTTTGGCGGGAGCACCGCGAGCGGCAGCTCTTTATGGAAGACTTCGTGCGCCCCGGCAAGACTAAGCGAGAGGTCTTTGACGCTTGCCAGCGTGAGTTTAGGGGCATTGATGAATATGCCTGGTGGATTCACGGCGTGGGCATGGATAAACATGAAGAACCGTTGATCGGCAGCTTGCTGCCGTCCGCCGTTGACGTGCGGCCGGAAATCTTGTTTGCGGAGAACAACGTGGTCTCGCTGGAGTCCTCGTGGCTCGAGGAGGACATGTACGTGCTTAGGGAAGGTGGATTCGAGCGGTTGGGGACGATCCCGCAGGAAGTGGCTATTGTGTGA
- a CDS encoding S8 family serine peptidase — MAIAEKQSGVLPEGVREPYDWALDQMRVREAHAITQGSPDVIVAVIDLGYRFHPDHEGHLWVNPRPTRGDVHGWDFAEEDATLEYEGSRSDTMYHRGHHAFVVGEVAATAPKCPIMVLRVGYEPHHQKSWPRAVRYAVDHGAKVLVMPHGYITLDHTDGVPLFYKGTDFSYPYDNIGLIEALDYAYQSGCLVFKGTADNRGRRVATVNAGVDSVFAVGSTNRHGQAANIAASADYVEAATPGGERNTDDPTESVWGTGGDLEYIPFEGGCMASAFGGGVAALAFSRYPHLSNVEIRQILRNTSQGSGWDPLLGHGIFDAYGAVSLTPQELSPGLRIDTEASRVRREDGRLLADIVVENTGAFDVARMLAVAFNGDPKTAADADATREESNILIWRQIGHCIAPVPGLERVSVSLELKDDTQPEEVWVQVNPLDLGMAGVYDSARIS, encoded by the coding sequence ATGGCCATAGCCGAGAAGCAAAGCGGCGTGCTGCCGGAGGGCGTGCGTGAGCCGTACGACTGGGCCCTCGACCAGATGCGAGTCAGAGAGGCCCATGCCATTACGCAGGGCAGTCCTGACGTAATCGTGGCGGTGATAGACCTGGGCTATCGTTTTCATCCCGACCATGAGGGTCACCTGTGGGTCAATCCACGCCCCACGCGGGGCGACGTGCACGGCTGGGACTTTGCCGAGGAAGACGCCACACTTGAATATGAAGGGTCGCGCTCGGACACGATGTATCATCGCGGTCACCACGCGTTTGTCGTGGGCGAAGTAGCCGCGACGGCGCCCAAGTGCCCAATCATGGTACTGCGCGTCGGGTACGAACCGCACCACCAAAAGAGTTGGCCGCGCGCCGTGCGCTATGCGGTCGATCACGGCGCCAAGGTGCTCGTGATGCCCCATGGCTACATCACTCTAGACCACACGGACGGCGTCCCGTTGTTCTACAAGGGCACCGACTTCAGCTATCCCTACGACAATATCGGCCTGATCGAGGCGCTGGACTACGCCTACCAATCTGGCTGCCTGGTTTTCAAAGGCACGGCGGACAACCGCGGTAGGCGGGTAGCAACCGTAAATGCCGGCGTTGACAGCGTCTTTGCCGTCGGTTCGACGAACCGGCATGGTCAAGCGGCGAACATCGCGGCATCGGCAGACTACGTGGAGGCGGCCACGCCCGGCGGCGAACGCAATACGGACGACCCAACGGAATCCGTTTGGGGAACCGGCGGCGACCTCGAATACATTCCCTTCGAGGGCGGGTGCATGGCGTCCGCCTTTGGCGGCGGCGTCGCGGCGCTGGCGTTCTCGCGCTATCCGCACCTTTCCAACGTGGAGATTCGACAGATTCTGCGCAATACGTCGCAGGGATCCGGCTGGGACCCGTTGCTTGGACATGGCATCTTCGATGCCTACGGGGCAGTTTCGCTCACGCCGCAGGAGTTGTCGCCGGGATTGCGGATTGACACGGAGGCATCACGCGTACGCCGGGAAGATGGGCGGCTGCTGGCTGATATCGTAGTGGAGAATACCGGCGCATTCGATGTCGCTCGGATGCTTGCAGTCGCCTTCAATGGCGACCCGAAAACTGCTGCCGACGCCGATGCCACTCGCGAGGAGTCGAACATCCTGATCTGGCGGCAAATTGGGCATTGCATTGCGCCGGTGCCTGGTCTGGAGCGAGTCTCGGTCTCGCTGGAGTTGAAAGACGACACGCAGCCGGAAGAGGTCTGGGTGCAGGTAAACCCGCTGGATCTGGGCATGGCGGGCGTCTACGACTCGGCGCGGATATCTTAG
- a CDS encoding polysaccharide deacetylase family protein codes for MRISSVEVAPWKDDASFVYSVVFDEGTIDCLANAFPLAQQYDIPGDVAVVAGQLGEKRHVERSSLNDYFHMGPDHLKFLLSQGWSISNHSYCHPPLREPDSIDFAQEIVESYHILEQALGQPAPIFSSWNSFEVYDTVRAWVQRVPGYLGLTRASNDAEHINQPDFDPFSIWRNRLCEDDAIAYLPPWLSRGGFEPERVQGQWLVDVTHLVMYKTPQGHKCISPYALEGRFDQMRTLFGENMWAANPDDVVRYAYLRRHCAPAVTQDSDTYATITLDFPQLPLQIEKGELTFLVSFAEDPGPVHIQGPDGIANVTAAGEGRVRFTCHVRAGAEIVVANG; via the coding sequence ATGAGGATTTCGTCCGTAGAGGTGGCCCCCTGGAAAGACGACGCCAGCTTCGTCTACTCGGTGGTCTTTGACGAGGGCACCATCGACTGTTTGGCCAACGCGTTCCCCCTCGCGCAGCAGTACGACATTCCCGGAGACGTGGCGGTGGTGGCCGGGCAACTGGGTGAAAAGCGCCACGTCGAGCGCAGTTCCCTCAACGACTATTTCCACATGGGGCCGGACCACCTTAAGTTTCTTCTGTCGCAGGGTTGGAGCATCAGCAACCACAGCTATTGCCATCCGCCGTTGCGCGAACCGGACAGCATCGATTTTGCACAGGAGATCGTGGAGTCCTACCACATCCTGGAACAGGCGCTGGGACAGCCGGCGCCGATCTTCTCATCGTGGAATAGCTTCGAGGTCTACGACACGGTGCGGGCGTGGGTGCAACGCGTGCCGGGCTATCTCGGTCTGACACGCGCCTCCAACGATGCGGAACACATAAACCAGCCGGACTTCGATCCGTTCAGCATCTGGCGCAACCGCCTGTGCGAGGACGACGCCATAGCATACCTGCCTCCGTGGCTCTCGCGCGGCGGGTTCGAGCCGGAGCGCGTTCAGGGGCAGTGGCTCGTAGATGTCACGCACCTGGTCATGTACAAGACGCCGCAGGGACACAAGTGCATTTCGCCCTACGCTCTGGAAGGGCGTTTCGACCAGATGCGGACGCTGTTTGGAGAAAACATGTGGGCCGCGAATCCGGACGACGTCGTACGCTATGCCTACCTGCGGCGCCACTGCGCACCAGCGGTCACGCAGGATTCGGATACCTATGCCACCATCACGCTGGATTTCCCGCAACTGCCGCTGCAGATTGAGAAGGGTGAGCTGACGTTCCTCGTCTCCTTTGCTGAAGATCCTGGACCCGTGCACATTCAAGGGCCGGATGGCATTGCAAATGTCACTGCGGCCGGTGAAGGGCGTGTGCGCTTCACGTGCCATGTACGTGCAGGCGCTGAAATCGTAGTAGCCAACGGATAG
- the dgoD gene encoding galactonate dehydratase, whose product MKISDVQTHIVSGGTRNYTFVTVTEENGLYGIGESGCSGKDKAVAAAVEHYRPLLIGQDPARIEHIWQDHFRGNFWRAGPVLTAAISALDIALWDLLGKALEVPTYQLLGGKTRDKVRCYAHFGGGTDSPESFAQSAQARVDEGFEVVRFGLPTDPGDILEPARAVCNAVEAFQAVRETVGHEIEIALDVHTRLNPTWAIQLCKRLEPLRPFFIEDPIRSENPQSFANLRHHTSVPIATGEQLITKWQFRELIENELIDYMRADLGLVGGITEGKKIAAMSEVHYIDSALHNPLGPVNTAASVQLDMCIPNFGIQELSMVPPAMTDIFPTQCRVEAGHLYPADVPGIGIEFNAEAAKQYPYQYWEHARLHRDDGSLTDW is encoded by the coding sequence ATGAAGATCAGTGACGTCCAAACCCATATTGTAAGTGGCGGCACGCGCAACTACACGTTCGTCACCGTAACGGAAGAGAACGGCCTGTACGGCATCGGCGAATCCGGCTGCTCCGGCAAGGACAAGGCCGTGGCGGCGGCCGTGGAGCACTACCGGCCGCTGCTCATCGGCCAGGACCCCGCGCGCATCGAGCACATCTGGCAGGACCACTTCCGCGGTAATTTCTGGCGCGCGGGCCCGGTGCTCACAGCAGCCATTTCGGCCCTCGACATCGCCCTCTGGGACTTGCTTGGCAAGGCCCTCGAGGTGCCAACCTACCAACTGCTCGGCGGCAAGACCCGCGACAAAGTGCGTTGCTACGCCCACTTTGGCGGCGGGACCGACAGCCCGGAGTCTTTTGCGCAGTCCGCGCAAGCGCGCGTGGATGAAGGCTTCGAAGTGGTGCGGTTCGGCCTGCCGACCGATCCGGGCGACATTTTGGAACCGGCCCGGGCAGTGTGCAATGCGGTGGAAGCCTTCCAAGCCGTGCGTGAGACCGTGGGGCATGAAATCGAAATCGCCCTCGACGTGCATACGCGCCTCAATCCGACGTGGGCGATTCAGTTATGTAAACGGCTTGAGCCGCTCCGTCCCTTCTTCATCGAAGACCCCATTCGCTCGGAGAACCCGCAATCGTTCGCCAATCTGCGCCACCACACCAGTGTTCCTATCGCCACCGGCGAACAGCTCATCACCAAGTGGCAGTTCCGCGAGCTCATTGAGAATGAGCTAATTGACTACATGCGCGCCGACCTCGGCCTCGTCGGCGGTATCACTGAAGGCAAGAAGATCGCCGCCATGAGCGAGGTGCATTACATCGACTCGGCCCTGCACAATCCGCTGGGACCCGTAAACACCGCCGCCAGCGTGCAGCTTGATATGTGCATTCCCAACTTCGGCATTCAGGAACTTTCCATGGTCCCGCCGGCCATGACCGACATCTTCCCCACGCAGTGCCGTGTGGAGGCCGGACACCTCTATCCCGCCGACGTGCCTGGGATTGGCATTGAGTTCAACGCCGAGGCAGCAAAACAGTATCCATATCAATACTGGGAACACGCCCGGCTGCACCGGGACGACGGTTCACTCACAGACTGGTAA
- a CDS encoding phosphotransferase, with amino-acid sequence MPDPAIVGAALTAYGLDGASIELLQDFVNASFRVAVGDQAYSLRVYAPDRRELPEVESEMRWLAAVAADSVIPCPRPLRLADGHYAWEAPGVCFVTVASWVEGGLIPNAERTPAHFGLVGAMLAKLHLFSERWQAPVGFTRPRCDADGIFAGDRQELEATLRCDLARAKQELRQAEDAIGRDAAAYGLVHGDLSFSNILFDGNRPALIDFDDCGFGHYAFDLAVVLAGAWGKPRYAVNRVALLDGYQEIRRLSEVERAALPALMAARAASLIFWAAAQSPPEHNWISAQWERLQEYLEGAAPMPLNPHQE; translated from the coding sequence ATGCCTGATCCGGCAATCGTTGGTGCCGCTTTGACTGCATATGGCCTCGATGGCGCCTCAATCGAGTTGCTGCAAGACTTCGTCAATGCGTCCTTCCGCGTCGCGGTTGGTGACCAGGCTTACTCCCTGCGCGTCTACGCACCGGATCGCCGTGAGCTCCCGGAAGTGGAGTCGGAAATGCGTTGGCTGGCAGCGGTTGCCGCGGACAGCGTGATCCCATGCCCCCGACCACTGCGTCTGGCGGATGGTCACTACGCTTGGGAAGCTCCCGGCGTATGCTTCGTGACCGTGGCCTCCTGGGTTGAAGGCGGCCTGATCCCCAATGCCGAGCGGACACCGGCACACTTCGGGCTTGTCGGAGCAATGCTTGCAAAGCTCCACCTCTTCTCCGAACGGTGGCAGGCGCCGGTCGGATTCACGCGACCACGCTGTGACGCCGACGGTATCTTCGCCGGGGATCGTCAGGAGCTCGAGGCCACGCTGAGGTGTGATCTGGCGCGAGCCAAGCAAGAACTGCGGCAGGCGGAGGATGCAATCGGCCGAGACGCCGCTGCATACGGCCTCGTTCACGGCGATCTGAGCTTCAGCAACATCCTGTTCGACGGCAACCGGCCGGCCCTCATCGACTTTGACGACTGCGGTTTCGGACACTACGCCTTCGACCTCGCGGTGGTGCTGGCAGGGGCGTGGGGCAAGCCGAGGTACGCTGTAAATCGAGTCGCGCTTCTCGACGGTTACCAGGAGATCCGCAGACTTTCGGAAGTGGAGCGCGCGGCTCTCCCCGCTCTGATGGCCGCGCGTGCAGCGTCCCTCATCTTCTGGGCCGCCGCCCAGTCACCACCTGAACACAACTGGATATCCGCCCAGTGGGAGCGGCTACAGGAGTACTTGGAAGGCGCGGCTCCAATGCCGCTCAATCCCCATCAGGAGTAG